The following coding sequences are from one Rathayibacter sp. SW19 window:
- a CDS encoding PDZ domain-containing protein, with the protein MITTIDGRSATRADVLTAVTLTKKAGDPITVGYVRDGADKTTTVTLGAIPQG; encoded by the coding sequence GTGATTACGACGATCGACGGGCGATCGGCCACACGCGCCGACGTGCTCACGGCGGTCACGCTGACGAAGAAGGCCGGCGACCCCATCACGGTCGGTTACGTGCGCGACGGGGCAGACAAAACGACGACCGTGACGCTCGGGGCGATCCCACAGGGCTAA
- a CDS encoding SHOCT domain-containing protein, which yields MGAFWGNIWNVIWLFFWVFAFLAYLMALFNVIGDLFRDGKLNGWWKALWIIFLIFLPFLTVLVYLIARGRGMEERKVAQVQQAQAAANQYIREVASTSATDDIAKAKALLDSGAIDADEFAKLKAKALS from the coding sequence GTGGGAGCTTTTTGGGGCAACATCTGGAACGTCATCTGGCTTTTTTTCTGGGTCTTCGCCTTCCTCGCCTACCTGATGGCGCTGTTCAACGTCATCGGTGATCTGTTCCGCGACGGCAAGCTCAACGGTTGGTGGAAGGCACTGTGGATCATCTTCCTGATCTTCCTGCCGTTCCTCACCGTGCTGGTTTACCTGATCGCGCGCGGTCGCGGCATGGAGGAGCGCAAGGTCGCGCAGGTGCAGCAGGCGCAGGCGGCGGCGAACCAATACATTCGCGAGGTGGCCTCGACCAGCGCGACCGATGACATTGCGAAGGCCAAGGCATTGCTCGATTCCGGTGCGATTGACGCCGACGAGTTCGCGAAGTTGAAGGCCAAGGCGCTCTCGTAG
- a CDS encoding AI-2E family transporter — protein MSRPVASARRWPRLRSHPPTEVNAGLRRPFVVGLVVTLGALAAIVLGLIVTSLATILTYVGLALFIALGLDPIVRRMQAHRISRPLAVVIVFVVILIIVVAGLIFFVPPLVRQLVSLIELAPTALHDIEDQVWFVTLNNNLGETIDLNVIADWIRTAAQDPKVWAAATGGLLKFGAGLIGGSVGGVTVLILSIFFLASLPSMKQGVYALVARRSRPGFIDLSEQIFVSIGGYLNGMVLLAAINAALGFIAMLIFGVPFAGLLAIIVFLLALIPLVGSILATILVTIVALFNSPTTAIEIAVYYLIYMQVEAYVLTPRIMNKAVDVPGSLVVIGALAGGTLLGMLGALVAIPVTAAILLIIKKVVIPRQERAS, from the coding sequence GTGAGCCGGCCCGTGGCATCCGCCCGCAGGTGGCCGCGGTTGCGATCGCATCCGCCGACGGAAGTCAACGCCGGCTTGCGACGCCCGTTCGTGGTCGGCCTCGTCGTGACGCTTGGTGCGCTCGCCGCCATCGTGCTCGGCTTGATCGTGACGTCGCTCGCGACGATCCTCACCTATGTCGGGCTTGCACTGTTCATCGCCCTGGGGCTTGATCCAATCGTTCGACGGATGCAGGCACACCGCATTTCGAGACCGCTCGCGGTGGTCATCGTGTTCGTCGTGATCCTCATCATCGTCGTCGCCGGGCTGATCTTTTTCGTTCCGCCGTTGGTGCGCCAATTGGTCTCACTGATTGAGCTGGCCCCAACGGCGTTGCACGACATTGAGGACCAAGTGTGGTTCGTCACGCTCAACAACAATCTCGGCGAGACGATCGACCTCAACGTGATCGCGGACTGGATTCGCACCGCGGCGCAGGACCCCAAGGTCTGGGCGGCGGCGACCGGCGGGCTGCTCAAATTCGGCGCGGGCTTGATCGGTGGCAGCGTCGGAGGCGTCACCGTGCTGATCCTCAGCATCTTCTTTCTTGCATCGTTGCCGTCGATGAAGCAGGGTGTCTACGCACTGGTCGCCCGGCGTTCACGCCCCGGCTTCATTGACCTCTCCGAACAGATCTTCGTCAGCATCGGCGGTTACCTCAACGGGATGGTGCTGCTCGCCGCGATCAACGCCGCCCTCGGGTTTATTGCGATGCTCATCTTTGGTGTTCCGTTTGCTGGGCTTCTGGCGATCATTGTGTTTCTACTCGCGTTGATCCCGTTGGTCGGCTCGATCTTGGCCACGATCCTCGTGACGATCGTGGCGCTGTTCAACTCGCCGACGACCGCCATCGAGATCGCCGTCTATTACTTGATCTACATGCAGGTTGAGGCATATGTTCTGACGCCTCGGATCATGAACAAGGCAGTCGACGTTCCAGGTTCGCTCGTGGTGATCGGCGCGCTCGCCGGCGGCACGCTCCTGGGCATGCTCGGAGCACTCGTCGCCATCCCGGTGACCGCGGCGATCTTGCTGATCATCAAGAAGGTTGTGATTCCGCGCCAGGAGCGGGCGTCGTAA
- a CDS encoding amino acid permease → MTEEATTKSRAQQSAEADAADLAKLGYKQELHRGMSGFSNFAVSFSIISILAGCITSYSIALKSGGPAAINIGWPLVGVFVLFVALAMAEVCSKYPTAGGLYFWAGRLAKKNKRQWAWFVGWFNFLGEVAVTAAIDFGAATTMMAFAALTFGVTPTAANTFILFIVIIVIHGALNTFGVKLVSWLCNLSAWWHIVGVLIIVGALWIIPTSHQSFDWTMTAWHNETGFSFGPYVFLMGLLMAQYTYTGYDASAHVAEETKNASRSAPKGIVMSVVISIIGGWILLFSITAAIQDGTQAGLTKLAATSTGLPPAQIFLDALNNPTMAKFLLFIVCGAQFFCGMASVTANSRMSFAFSRDNAIPGSRLWKKVNPRTGTPTNSIWLCVVLSIILTVPALFNTTAYLAVTSIAVIGLYIAYVTPVFLRRLNKNFEPGPWHLGKWSGIIGWIAVVWVVIICILFVLPPVAPITVDTFNYSPIAVVFVAIFAIVMWYARGRKHFMTRDEAAELTIPVDKLLEQ, encoded by the coding sequence ATGACTGAAGAAGCGACAACGAAGTCGAGAGCTCAGCAATCCGCCGAGGCGGATGCCGCGGATCTCGCGAAACTCGGCTACAAACAAGAACTCCATCGCGGCATGTCCGGATTCTCGAACTTCGCCGTTTCATTTTCGATCATCTCGATCCTGGCCGGCTGTATCACGTCGTACTCGATTGCGCTGAAGTCCGGCGGACCGGCAGCCATCAACATCGGCTGGCCCTTGGTCGGTGTCTTTGTGCTCTTCGTCGCACTGGCGATGGCAGAGGTCTGTTCGAAGTATCCGACCGCAGGCGGCCTGTACTTCTGGGCCGGGCGCCTCGCGAAGAAGAACAAGCGGCAATGGGCCTGGTTCGTCGGCTGGTTCAACTTCCTCGGCGAGGTGGCTGTCACGGCGGCCATCGACTTCGGCGCAGCGACAACGATGATGGCCTTTGCTGCACTGACCTTCGGCGTCACGCCGACCGCCGCGAACACGTTCATTCTGTTCATCGTGATCATCGTCATCCACGGTGCGTTGAACACGTTCGGGGTCAAGCTGGTCAGCTGGCTGTGCAACCTGTCTGCCTGGTGGCACATCGTGGGTGTGCTGATCATCGTCGGCGCGCTGTGGATCATTCCGACCAGCCACCAATCGTTCGACTGGACGATGACCGCATGGCACAACGAAACCGGTTTCTCGTTCGGGCCGTATGTGTTCCTGATGGGTCTCCTGATGGCGCAGTACACCTACACCGGCTACGACGCATCCGCTCACGTGGCGGAAGAGACCAAGAATGCATCGCGATCGGCGCCCAAGGGCATCGTGATGAGCGTCGTGATCTCGATCATCGGTGGCTGGATCCTGCTGTTCTCGATCACCGCGGCGATTCAGGATGGCACGCAGGCCGGTCTGACGAAGCTGGCAGCGACATCCACTGGTCTTCCGCCCGCACAGATCTTCCTCGACGCGCTCAACAACCCGACGATGGCGAAGTTCCTGCTCTTCATCGTCTGCGGTGCCCAGTTCTTCTGTGGAATGGCATCCGTCACGGCGAACTCGCGAATGAGTTTCGCGTTCTCGCGAGACAACGCCATCCCGGGCTCGCGGTTGTGGAAAAAGGTCAACCCGCGCACCGGCACGCCGACCAACTCGATCTGGCTGTGCGTCGTGCTCTCGATCATCCTGACCGTTCCGGCGCTCTTCAACACGACGGCCTACCTCGCGGTGACCTCTATTGCGGTCATCGGTCTGTACATCGCCTACGTGACCCCGGTGTTCCTGAGGCGGCTCAACAAGAACTTCGAGCCCGGCCCCTGGCACCTCGGCAAATGGAGCGGCATCATCGGCTGGATCGCCGTGGTCTGGGTCGTGATCATCTGCATCCTGTTCGTCCTGCCTCCGGTGGCCCCGATCACGGTCGACACCTTCAACTACTCACCGATCGCCGTGGTCTTCGTTGCGATCTTCGCCATCGTGATGTGGTACGCGAGAGGGCGCAAGCACTTCATGACACGGGATGAAGCTGCCGAGCTGACGATCCCGGTCGACAAACTGCTCGAGCAGTAG
- a CDS encoding FadR/GntR family transcriptional regulator, which yields MSETLTVATPLVDTVLQPVRGHMAFESCVEQLGSAIQLGVFRAGSKLPNERDLSERLNVSRATLREAISALRAAGFVSTTRGRGGGTVVEPLENARPLDPALSDPTQGRDRQTEMNDILVFRAVVEPGACYQAAIRPVDAAGRDLLTKCLQEFDGVESPAAYRQADARLHLAIASACGSTELSNACSTVQTKVHQYLAEIPFLRANITGSDEQHRTIVAAILDGDGDTARLVMEEHCDATAALLKGLLK from the coding sequence ATGTCTGAAACACTCACGGTGGCAACACCGTTGGTCGACACTGTTTTGCAACCCGTGCGCGGGCATATGGCCTTCGAGTCCTGTGTCGAACAGCTCGGTTCTGCAATTCAGCTCGGGGTGTTTCGGGCAGGCAGCAAGCTGCCGAATGAGCGGGATCTGTCAGAACGGTTGAACGTTTCCCGGGCCACGCTCCGAGAAGCGATCAGCGCACTTCGCGCCGCCGGCTTCGTGTCGACGACGCGCGGCCGTGGGGGAGGAACAGTGGTCGAGCCGTTGGAGAACGCTCGACCGCTGGACCCCGCACTCAGCGACCCAACACAGGGCCGTGACCGGCAGACCGAGATGAACGATATTCTCGTGTTCCGCGCAGTAGTCGAGCCGGGCGCATGCTATCAAGCAGCCATTCGCCCGGTCGACGCGGCGGGCCGCGACCTGCTCACGAAGTGCCTGCAGGAATTCGACGGGGTCGAGTCGCCGGCCGCCTATCGACAGGCGGATGCGCGACTGCATTTGGCAATCGCATCCGCCTGTGGTTCCACGGAACTGTCCAACGCGTGCAGCACCGTGCAGACCAAGGTGCACCAATACCTGGCCGAGATTCCGTTCCTGCGGGCCAACATCACCGGCTCGGATGAACAACACCGCACCATTGTCGCCGCCATCCTCGATGGCGACGGCGACACGGCGCGACTCGTGATGGAAGAACACTGCGACGCAACTGCGGCGCTTTTGAAGGGATTGCTGAAATAA
- a CDS encoding glutamine synthetase family protein, giving the protein MTQHPRNDRMLTVDQLRAAIEAGEIDTVILGFTDMQGRLQGKLLHAQFFLDSVLEHGTEGCNYLLAVDVDMNTVDGYEITSWEKGYGDMLFEADLDTIRRLPYRPGSVLIQCDLSLVDGTPLPMSPRAVLRRQIDKAAERGWQAVAGTELEFDIYENSYEDAWSKRYADLTPANQYNVDYSLLGSGRVEPLLRAIRNAMYDAGMTVESAKGECNLGQHEIAFKYADVLATADNHAVYKLAAKEIAHSMGKSITFMAKPNEREGNSCHIHMSLRGLDSKGTDGKADGGKLVFWDDKKHARTALYDHFIAGVLATMSEFTLFYAPNINSYKRFVPGSFAPTAVAWGMDNRTCAVRLVGHGASARMENRLPGGDVNPYLAVAAMLAGGLYGIEHELELEPETPGNAYESGAPTVPTTLREAREALANSTIAREVFGDDVVDHYLHYADIECAAFDAAVTDWELRRGFERL; this is encoded by the coding sequence ATGACACAACACCCCCGCAACGACCGGATGCTGACGGTCGACCAACTGCGCGCCGCCATCGAAGCCGGTGAGATCGACACGGTCATCCTCGGCTTCACCGACATGCAGGGCAGACTGCAGGGCAAACTACTGCACGCCCAGTTCTTCCTGGACTCGGTTCTGGAGCACGGCACGGAAGGCTGCAACTATCTGCTCGCGGTCGACGTCGACATGAACACGGTGGACGGTTACGAGATCACGTCGTGGGAGAAGGGCTACGGCGACATGCTGTTCGAGGCCGACCTCGACACCATCCGCCGGCTGCCGTACCGCCCGGGATCGGTGCTGATCCAGTGCGATCTGAGCCTTGTCGACGGCACGCCGCTTCCGATGTCACCGCGTGCGGTGCTTCGCCGCCAGATCGACAAGGCCGCCGAACGCGGCTGGCAGGCTGTTGCCGGCACTGAGCTCGAGTTCGACATCTACGAGAACAGCTATGAGGATGCCTGGAGCAAGCGCTACGCGGACCTTACGCCAGCGAACCAGTACAACGTCGACTATTCACTGCTTGGCTCCGGCAGGGTCGAACCGCTGCTGAGGGCCATCCGTAATGCGATGTACGACGCCGGCATGACCGTGGAGTCCGCAAAGGGCGAGTGCAACCTGGGCCAGCACGAGATCGCGTTCAAGTACGCCGACGTGCTCGCCACGGCCGACAATCACGCCGTCTACAAGCTGGCAGCGAAAGAGATTGCGCACAGCATGGGCAAGTCGATCACGTTCATGGCCAAGCCGAACGAGCGCGAGGGCAACTCGTGCCACATCCACATGTCGCTGCGCGGCTTGGATTCTAAGGGCACGGATGGCAAGGCGGACGGAGGCAAACTCGTCTTCTGGGATGACAAGAAGCACGCGCGCACGGCGCTGTATGACCACTTCATCGCAGGAGTGCTCGCGACGATGAGCGAGTTCACGCTGTTCTACGCGCCGAACATCAACTCGTACAAGCGGTTCGTGCCCGGCTCGTTCGCGCCGACGGCGGTGGCGTGGGGCATGGACAACCGCACCTGCGCGGTGCGCCTGGTCGGGCACGGCGCCAGTGCGCGCATGGAGAACCGGTTGCCCGGCGGCGACGTCAACCCCTACCTGGCGGTGGCAGCGATGCTCGCCGGCGGCCTGTACGGCATCGAACACGAACTCGAACTCGAGCCGGAGACACCCGGCAATGCATACGAGTCGGGTGCCCCAACCGTGCCGACCACCCTGCGTGAAGCGCGCGAGGCGCTTGCGAACTCGACCATCGCACGCGAGGTATTCGGCGATGACGTCGTTGACCACTACCTGCACTACGCAGACATCGAGTGCGCCGCGTTCGACGCGGCCGTCACCGACTGGGAGCTGCGGCGCGGATTCGAGAGGCTTTGA